Genomic segment of Corynebacterium urealyticum DSM 7109:
CCAGCGCCGTCGGAAAAACCTTCAAAGCAGGCGCAATCGGCATCGGAGCCGCCGCAGGCGCAGCCCTCGGAGGTTCCCTCGCCAAAGGCCTAGGGCGCCTCAGCGCCATCGAAAACGCCCAAGCCAAACTCCGCGGCCTCGGCAACTCCGCCAACGACGTCTCCCAAATCATGGACAACGCCCTCGCCTCCGTGAAGGGCACAAGCTTCGGACTCGGCGAAGCAGCCACCACCGCCGCCGGAGCAGTCGCCGCAGGCATCGCGCCGGGCAGGGAGCTGGAGAACGTGCTGAAGGCGGTGGCCAATACGGCCGCGGCGTCTGGCACGTCGATGGAGGAAATGGGGGCGATCTACAACAAGGTCGCGTCCTTCGGTAAGGCGCAAAACGATGTGCTCCAGCAGGTCGCTAGCCGTGGTATCCCGATCTATGAGGCGCTGGCTAAGCAGATGAACGTCACCTCGGAAGAGGTGTTCAAGCTCGCTTCTGATGGGTCCATTAACTTCGAGACGTTCCAGAAGGCCATGACCGAGGCCGGTGGCACGGTGGCGAAGGAGCTCGGCCAGACGACCACCGGCTCGATCGAGAACGCCGCGGCAGCGATGGGCAGGTTCGGTGAGAAACTGGCCGCCCCGGTGTTCGCTAGCGCGCCCGCCATCATCGGCGGGGTGACGAGTGTGTTCGATGGGCTCACGGACGCGATCGCCCCGGCCAGTGAACGCATCGGTGAAGTGCTCGCCCCGGCGCTGGAATCTGTTGCCCAGAAGATGGAGACCACCCTAGCCCCGGCTGTGGCTCGTGGTGCTGAGGAATTCGGCAAGATCGCAGTCGCCTTCACGGAGGCTGCGGTCGATCCACAGCTATGGGAGCGCATCGGCTCTACGTTCTCCTCGATCGGCTCTGTAGTCGCCGATCTGTGGCCGTCGGTGCAGTCCCTCGCGGGCGCCTTCGTTCGTGTGGCTACGTCGTTCAGTATCGCCACGTGGCAAGCCTTCGGCGCCGTGGTCGGGGCGCTAGCCCCTGTGCTCGAGCACACGCTTGTTCCTGTGCTCAACACGATCGCAGATGTTGCCGAAGGCCACCCTGGCCTGGTGAAGGCAATGGTCGCGGCCTGGCTCGGGTTCAAGGGCATTAACGCTGCGATCGTGCCGTTGAAGAACGTTGGCGGGGCCGTGAGGTTCGTGTCCGGCGTGCTCACTGCAGGTGGCGGGCCCGGGGCTGCGATCCTGAAGTTCGCGGCGTCCGCGTCTTCGGCGAATCCGATCATCGCGAAGATCGGGTCGGCGTTTGTCGGCCTGGGGAAGAACCTGATTAAGGTCGGCAACGTCACCCAGGTGCTCGCCCCGCTGGCCTCCGCGTTGAAGGCCGGATTGTCGCTGGTTAACCCGTGGGTGGCAGGGTTCGCTGCCCTGTCCGCCGCTGCCGTCTGGTTCTTCACCAAGACGGAGGTGGGGCAGCGGATTTTCCAGGCTGCCACTGATGCGCTCAAGGCCGCGTGGGAGTCTACGGTTAACGCGCTCAAGGCGGGGTGGGACGCTATCACCTCGGTGTTCTCTACCGCCTGGGAGTGGCTGAACTCCAGCGTGTTCGAGCCGATCAAGACTGCCTTCGAGGGGCTGAAAGCCCTGTTCCTAGAGGGAGACTTCACCGGCGCTTTGCGTGAGGCCTTCGGCTGGGAGGAGGACTCGCCCATCGTCGGCGTGCTGCTGAAGGTTCGCGATGTGGCGATCGCCGTCAAGGACGGGGTCGTCGCCACCTGGGCCATGCTGCAGGACAAGTGGACGGAATTCACTACCGGGCTCGGACAGTTCTACGAGACGTGGATCCAGCCGCTCGTGACCCTCGGGGCGACGATCGGTGAAGCAATCGGCACGGCCGTCGGGTGGGTTTCCGACAAGCTCGGCGCACTATTCACGTGGATTGGTGAGAAGCTCGGCAATGCTGCCGGATGGGTTTCCGAAAAGCTCGGCACGGTTTATGAGGCCGTCGTCAGTGTGTTCACCAGTGTCGTGGACTGGATCAGGGAGCGTTTCTCCCAGATGCAGGAGGTGTTCCAACCGTTTGCTGATTCCGCCCGCGATATTTTCCGCCTGGTCGGCAGCATCATCCAAGATGTTTGGGAAGGCACCGTTCAGAGTGTTTTCGATGCGTGGAAGCTCGCCGCCAGCCTGCTTGGCAATGCTATGCAGACTGCGGGGAACATCATCAAGCTCGCGTGGAATGCTCTGGGCCAGACAGTGCAGTCGGTGTGGACCAACATCATCAGGCCACCGTTGACTTTCTTCCGCCAGCTTGGTGGCCTGCTCGCTGACGTGCTCACTGGAGATTTCCAGAACATCGGCAACAGATTCCGTGAGCTGGGCAGTGTCCTCAAGGCCACTGTCACTGGCCCCATCAACGCTGCCTTTGACCTATTCAAGATCGCCGCGAATCTCGCGAAGGACTCCTTTAACGTCTTCCGCGACGGAGTAAGCCAGGCAACCAACAAGATCAAGGGCTACATCTCTGATCTTGCTGCCAACTTCCGCGGCCTGCCGAGGAAGATCAAGGCGGCCTTCTCCGGGGCTGGCACGTGGCTCGTTGAGGCCGGCAAGTCCATCATTCGGGGGCTGGCCAACGGCATCCGTTCCGCTGGGTCGATGGTCGCCGACGCGATCCGAGCCGTCGTACCCGACAGCTTGGAAAGGTTCGTGCCCGGATTGCATTTCGGAGGGATTATCCCCGCCTTTGCGCGTGGTGGTGTGCTCCCTGATGTCCCTGGTGTGTCTCGTACCCAACGCGACCCAATCCTGGGCTGGTCGGCTGACCAGAAAGTGCCAGTCGCTCGCGTCGAACCGGGCGAGTTCATTGTGAACCGCGAGCAGACGAAGCGGCACCTACCGCTCCTGGCAGCGATCAATGCCGGGCGGGTCAACCCCAAGATGGGTGACCTGGGCGGGTTCGCGAATCTGCCGGGCTATGCCAAGGGCGGCATCGCCTCCGCACCAGATCTGCTGAAATTCGCCCGTGGGCAAGCCGTCAACGGGCGGAAGGCTGCACGCTCTCTCCAAGGAGCACCCTATGTGTGGGGAGGCTCGAACTGGGGCGACTGCTCAGGCGCAATGAGTCAGTTCGCAAGCGCCGTGTCGAACGCTGGGAACTGGCTTACCCGGAAGTTCGCGACCGGCACGCAGGCCACCTGGTTGGCACAGCACGGATTTAAACCTGGCCTGGGTTCAGGCGCGCGGTTCGCCACCGGCTTTTTCAATGGTGGACCGTATGGTGGACACACCTCCGGAACGATCTACTTCGGTAACGGAAAACGTGTCAACGTCGAGATGGGCGGTGGCGCGGGTGGGCAAGGAAAGATCGGTGGTGCCGCGGCCGGTGCTGACCACTCCCAATACACACACCGGTACCACTACCCGCTGGCAGGCGGACCATCATCCAACAAGCCACGGAACACGGCGACGTGGGGCCCTTCTTTCTTCGTCGGCGAGATCGTCCGCAAGTCCGAGGACATGAAGCTCGATGGCCTCGCCGCGAAAATCGGTGTGGCCACCGCGCTCGTGGAGTCGGGCGACCCGTTGAAGATGTACGCCAACAGGTCTGTCCCTGAGTCCTTGAAGTACCGTCACGACGCGGTGGGATCAGACCACGATTCGGTGGGGCTGTTCCAGCAGCGGAATAACGGTGCATGGGGCACGGTCAAGCAGCGCATGACACCGTACGATTCGGCGGGCATGTTCTTCCG
This window contains:
- a CDS encoding tape measure protein → MPAKTGNEIAHVYVSVIPETSKIAPGIKSAFKGVDATAEKTGKSMGNRLTSAVGKTFKAGAIGIGAAAGAALGGSLAKGLGRLSAIENAQAKLRGLGNSANDVSQIMDNALASVKGTSFGLGEAATTAAGAVAAGIAPGRELENVLKAVANTAAASGTSMEEMGAIYNKVASFGKAQNDVLQQVASRGIPIYEALAKQMNVTSEEVFKLASDGSINFETFQKAMTEAGGTVAKELGQTTTGSIENAAAAMGRFGEKLAAPVFASAPAIIGGVTSVFDGLTDAIAPASERIGEVLAPALESVAQKMETTLAPAVARGAEEFGKIAVAFTEAAVDPQLWERIGSTFSSIGSVVADLWPSVQSLAGAFVRVATSFSIATWQAFGAVVGALAPVLEHTLVPVLNTIADVAEGHPGLVKAMVAAWLGFKGINAAIVPLKNVGGAVRFVSGVLTAGGGPGAAILKFAASASSANPIIAKIGSAFVGLGKNLIKVGNVTQVLAPLASALKAGLSLVNPWVAGFAALSAAAVWFFTKTEVGQRIFQAATDALKAAWESTVNALKAGWDAITSVFSTAWEWLNSSVFEPIKTAFEGLKALFLEGDFTGALREAFGWEEDSPIVGVLLKVRDVAIAVKDGVVATWAMLQDKWTEFTTGLGQFYETWIQPLVTLGATIGEAIGTAVGWVSDKLGALFTWIGEKLGNAAGWVSEKLGTVYEAVVSVFTSVVDWIRERFSQMQEVFQPFADSARDIFRLVGSIIQDVWEGTVQSVFDAWKLAASLLGNAMQTAGNIIKLAWNALGQTVQSVWTNIIRPPLTFFRQLGGLLADVLTGDFQNIGNRFRELGSVLKATVTGPINAAFDLFKIAANLAKDSFNVFRDGVSQATNKIKGYISDLAANFRGLPRKIKAAFSGAGTWLVEAGKSIIRGLANGIRSAGSMVADAIRAVVPDSLERFVPGLHFGGIIPAFARGGVLPDVPGVSRTQRDPILGWSADQKVPVARVEPGEFIVNREQTKRHLPLLAAINAGRVNPKMGDLGGFANLPGYAKGGIASAPDLLKFARGQAVNGRKAARSLQGAPYVWGGSNWGDCSGAMSQFASAVSNAGNWLTRKFATGTQATWLAQHGFKPGLGSGARFATGFFNGGPYGGHTSGTIYFGNGKRVNVEMGGGAGGQGKIGGAAAGADHSQYTHRYHYPLAGGPSSNKPRNTATWGPSFFVGEIVRKSEDMKLDGLAAKIGVATALVESGDPLKMYANRSVPESLKYRHDAVGSDHDSVGLFQQRNNGAWGTVKQRMTPYDSAGMFFRKLKSFDYRKMDPGAAAQKVQVSAFPDRYGKKMGRAQALIKQYGSTGVSAQAETLAGGGVESTSSSGITLTGGEQIDWGEASNLYSEIKRERDLAKKLARWRRGAFDRGGIARGIGFMPKATIKPERVLNPSNTKAFDQLPGALADVANKLGISAEAQAMAARAMSNVEAAITSFNVKDAIKLGDMLGLEKITGVFKGSVTAYDEMQTAHAAQVDAADGVKQAEKNLATARREYAEALAEDTELTVKQKRKLEDAQAAVVAAKKPDKKGNVNADKVAKAELRLKRVQEDIAAEQEKTGKKQSDKVKEAAENLTKAEDELAAARYVVTAAAKAAGFAEIGMVLAVAEIVGKVAKKIGTAIRAARQGMADARAESMKAVSEWTQLVDSQRETVSKLKMSLIDAQIALTSAAWKTRLSVADVTRAQLEGAKNVAEAEAKLKAERERVARAGMLHYNDMRAAYDRFRLAERDAMAGRLDDFIRITPEIRALEHEVNVARIEGIQGQHKAVLASLEAMHAQQLAALDLASTTLQLQQQTAQLAQMAQTHFGLTSEQALTGANTAALEAEALRLRGKTNRGIGWVGDFLTDPIETLRYAFGGARADKARLKQLEAQIAERNAAGLGTGVELDPKIARQAQMLFGRGLEEEARNLLASSSWGDAQRALDAAKEQQQILGMRQAEEALKASKERLQALVDFETKANPLRQQLDALESAASAEKHRAEYWREESPAVREALKALADFEASNATDLIAASRGQKTTLNLTIPNQDVYTREQMDAVLNLLTEIPELESRIERIENPPTGANALMNARLGR